Genomic DNA from Streptomyces sp. NBC_01571:
CCAGTTGCGGGAGGCGGTCGCCGTCGACGACGCGCCGACACTCATCCGCTTCCCGAAGGAGTCGGTGGGCCCGGCGATCCCGGCGACCGACCGGGTGGGTGGCCTCGACGTCCTGCACCGGTCCGCCGAGACCCCGCAGGTCCTCCTGGTGGCCGTCGGCGTCATGGCGCCGGTCTGCCTCCAAGCCGCCGAACTGCTGGAGGCCCGGGGCATCGGCTGCACGGTCGTCGACCCGCGCTGGGTCAAACCCGTCGACCCGGCCCTGCCCGGCCTCGCGGCCGAACACCGGCTCGTGGCGGTCGTCGAGGACAACAGCCGGGCGGCCGGCGTGGGCTCGGCGGTCGCGCTGGCCCTGGGGGACGCCGAAGTAGACGTACCCGTAAGGAGGTTCGGGATTCCGGAGCAGTTCCTCGCGCACGCCAAGCGCGCGGAAGTGCTGGCCGACATCGGGCTCACGCCCGTCGAGATCGCCGGGCGGATCGGGGCCGGCCTGGCAGTCAAGGACGAGCTGTCCAAGGAGAAACAGGAATGACCACCCCTTCCGGAAAACGGGAGTTCGACCTCGGCGCGCTGCTGGCCGAGCGCGGGGCCGAGCGCTACGAGCTGCACACCAAGTACCTGAACCACCAGCTCCCGCGCATGCTGCACACCATCGGCTTCGACAAGGTGTACGAGCGGGCCGAGGGCGCGCACTTCTGGGACGCGGACGGCAACGACTACCTGGACATGCTCGCCGGGTTCGGGGTGATGGGCCTGGGCCGCCATCACCCCGTCGTCCGCCAGGCGCTGCACGACGTCCTGGACGCCTCGCTCGCCGACCTCACCCGCTTCGACTGCCAGCCCCTGCCCGGACTGCTGGCGGAGAAGCTGCTCGCGCACAGCCCGCACCTGGACCGGGTGTTCTTCGCCAACAGCGGTACGGAGGCCGTGGAGACCGCCCTGAAGTTCGCCCGGTACGCCACCGGCAGGCCGAGGATCCTCTACTGCTCCCACGCCTTCCACGGGCTGACCACCGGGTCGCTGTCCGTGAACGGCGAGGACGGGTTCCGTGACGGCTTCGCCCCGCTGCTGCCCGACACCGCCGTCCCGCTCGGCGACCTCGACGCGCTGGCCCGCGAGCTGAAGCGGGGCGACGTCGCCGGGCTCATCGTCGAGCCCATCCAGGGCAAGGGCGTGCACGAGGCCCCGCCCGGCTATCTGCGCGCCGCCCAGGAGTTGCTGCACCGGCACAAGGCGCTGCTCATCGCCGACGAGGTGCAGACGGGTCTGGGGCGGACCGGGGACTTCTACGCCTACCAGCACGAGGACGGCGTGGAACCCGACCTGGTCTGCGTGGCGAAGGCTCTGTCCGGCGGCTACGTGCCGGTCGGCGCCACCCTCGGCAAGGACTGGATCTTCAAGAAGGTCTACTCGTCGATGGACCGGGTCCTCGTCCACTCGGCGAGCTTCGGGTCCAACGCGCAGGCCATGGCGGCCGGCCTCGCCGTGCTCTCGGTGATGGAGAACGAGCAGGTCGTCGCGAACGCGCGGGCCACGGGAGAGCAGTTGAAGACCCGGCTCGCGGCGCTCGTCGACACGTACGAGCTGCTCAGCGACGTCCGCGGCCGGGGGCTGATGATCGGCATCGAGTTCGGACGGCCCAAGTCGCTGAAGCTGCGCAGCCGCTGGACCATGCTGCAGGCCGCGCGCAAGGGGCTCTTCGCGCAGATGGTCGTCGTCCCGCTGCTGCAGCGGCACCGCATCCTCACCCAGGTCTCCGGGGACCACCTGGAGGTGATCAAACTGATCCCGCCGCTGATCGTCGGTGAGCGGGACGTGGACCGGTTCATGGAGGCCTTCGTCGCCGTGATGGACGACGCGCACAGCGGTGGCGGGCTGATGTGGGACTTCGGGAAGACGCTGGTCAAGCAGGCGGTGGCGAACCGCTAAGGGCTGTCCCGTAATCACCGGTGGATCAGTGCGCGGGGATCACGGGACAGCGGTCAGGCCCCGTCCGCCCTTTCCCGTCCGGCACCACCTGCCCGACGGGAAAGGGCGGACTCGCCCCATGGGCGGACACGAGGCATCCGCGTCCCGCACGGTCCCAGGGCCCGGCGTGTCCGTTCGCCGCGCCACGTCGACGGGAGACCGCGGGCCCATCGGGGAACCCGGGCCCGGCCGATCTCCACGCCGTAGATTGGGCGCATGGCGGAGGGGACGCAGGGCGAGGCGAGAACACGGTTACCGGGGAAACGGAAGCGGGGGCGGCACGCCGCCGCGAAACCCGGCGCGGCAAAGGGCGGGCTGACGCGCTCGTCGGTGCTGATGGCGGCG
This window encodes:
- a CDS encoding aspartate aminotransferase family protein, which encodes MTTPSGKREFDLGALLAERGAERYELHTKYLNHQLPRMLHTIGFDKVYERAEGAHFWDADGNDYLDMLAGFGVMGLGRHHPVVRQALHDVLDASLADLTRFDCQPLPGLLAEKLLAHSPHLDRVFFANSGTEAVETALKFARYATGRPRILYCSHAFHGLTTGSLSVNGEDGFRDGFAPLLPDTAVPLGDLDALARELKRGDVAGLIVEPIQGKGVHEAPPGYLRAAQELLHRHKALLIADEVQTGLGRTGDFYAYQHEDGVEPDLVCVAKALSGGYVPVGATLGKDWIFKKVYSSMDRVLVHSASFGSNAQAMAAGLAVLSVMENEQVVANARATGEQLKTRLAALVDTYELLSDVRGRGLMIGIEFGRPKSLKLRSRWTMLQAARKGLFAQMVVVPLLQRHRILTQVSGDHLEVIKLIPPLIVGERDVDRFMEAFVAVMDDAHSGGGLMWDFGKTLVKQAVANR